In Micromonospora purpureochromogenes, a single window of DNA contains:
- a CDS encoding anti-sigma-D factor RsdA — translation MTADEPPPTDPVLRDDRLFDALNRGEPPPPDHPADDPVTALLADWRTELVARSEQVESRLERKQSGQGTGSPAAPPTAAPPARRLRPAATAGLAAPARPGGRRRTAFAGAALSLLTVVGGLWLGAARAEPGGLFWPVTELVYADRAESLVTEREIGRILDEARQDLADRRYADARHHLERAAVLLGSLGDDETVVRLRGDIDELRRLLPSPAATAPAPPDADIGTATVPVPSDPDGTATVPVPPDTDPATSSVPVPPPDDPAASHTPARPTPTAPAPAGRPKKPAGGAPDGRPHTPTGGPPRQVPPAPTAVPRGGKPHPDGGPVTRPRQPVGAPSAPPSATLPLPAGPDRAPASPSVPGSAGQPSGA, via the coding sequence GTGACCGCCGACGAACCCCCGCCGACCGACCCGGTCCTGCGGGACGACCGACTGTTCGACGCGCTCAACCGCGGCGAGCCGCCACCCCCCGACCACCCCGCCGACGACCCGGTGACCGCCCTGCTCGCCGACTGGCGCACCGAGCTGGTGGCTCGGTCGGAGCAGGTGGAATCCAGGCTGGAGCGGAAGCAGTCCGGGCAGGGGACGGGCTCGCCGGCGGCTCCGCCGACCGCGGCACCCCCGGCCCGCCGGCTCCGGCCCGCGGCAACCGCCGGGCTCGCTGCTCCGGCGCGGCCCGGGGGACGTCGGCGGACGGCGTTCGCCGGTGCGGCGCTCAGCCTGCTCACCGTCGTCGGGGGCCTGTGGCTGGGCGCGGCCCGGGCCGAACCGGGCGGCCTGTTCTGGCCGGTCACCGAGCTGGTCTACGCCGACCGGGCCGAGTCGCTGGTCACCGAACGGGAAATCGGCCGGATCCTGGACGAGGCCCGGCAGGACCTCGCCGACCGCCGGTACGCCGACGCCCGCCACCACCTGGAGCGGGCCGCGGTCCTGCTGGGCAGCCTCGGTGACGACGAGACCGTCGTCCGGCTGCGGGGCGACATCGACGAGCTCCGCCGCCTGCTGCCGTCCCCCGCCGCGACGGCCCCGGCGCCGCCCGACGCGGACATCGGCACCGCCACCGTGCCGGTGCCGTCCGACCCGGACGGAACCGCCACCGTGCCGGTGCCGCCCGACACGGACCCCGCCACGTCCTCCGTCCCGGTGCCTCCACCGGACGATCCGGCGGCGTCGCACACCCCGGCCCGGCCGACACCGACCGCACCGGCACCAGCGGGCCGGCCGAAGAAGCCGGCCGGAGGGGCCCCGGACGGCCGGCCGCACACCCCGACGGGGGGCCCGCCACGGCAGGTGCCGCCGGCCCCCACCGCCGTGCCGCGCGGCGGGAAGCCCCACCCGGACGGCGGGCCCGTCACGCGCCCCCGGCAGCCGGTCGGCGCTCCGTCCGCCCCGCCGTCCGCGACCCTGCCGTTGCCGGCCGGGCCGGATCGCGCCCCGGCCTCCCCGAGCGTGCCGGGGAGCGCCGGCCAACCGTCAGGGGCCTGA
- a CDS encoding FkbM family methyltransferase, with amino-acid sequence MSSLRRSLESYYGDPAREAAMDAFYARFVRPGDVVFDIGAHVGDRTGSFRRLGARVVAVEPQRLCVRAIRHLYAGENDIVVVEAACGAHEGSVRLHVNSRNPTVTTASAHFLQAAHGAGGWEDEVWDATVEVATTTLDSLISRHGTPTFVKIDVEGFEEAVLAGLSRPLPALSFEFTTIERAVARRCVARLTALGFEAFNIAFGDDMALAFGEWMSATELAERLRSLPHEVNSGDVYCVAPTTR; translated from the coding sequence ATGTCGTCGCTGCGCCGGTCGCTGGAGTCCTACTACGGCGATCCGGCGCGCGAGGCGGCGATGGACGCGTTCTACGCCCGCTTCGTCCGGCCCGGCGACGTGGTCTTCGACATCGGGGCCCACGTGGGCGACCGGACCGGCAGTTTCCGCCGCCTCGGGGCGCGCGTAGTGGCCGTGGAGCCGCAACGCCTGTGCGTGCGCGCCATCCGGCACCTCTATGCCGGCGAGAACGACATCGTCGTCGTCGAGGCGGCCTGCGGGGCGCACGAGGGCAGCGTCCGCCTGCACGTCAACTCCCGCAATCCCACGGTGACCACGGCGTCCGCGCACTTCCTCCAGGCGGCGCACGGTGCCGGCGGCTGGGAGGACGAGGTGTGGGACGCCACGGTCGAGGTGGCCACCACGACGCTGGACTCCCTGATCAGCCGCCACGGCACGCCGACCTTCGTCAAGATCGATGTGGAGGGCTTCGAGGAGGCGGTGCTGGCGGGGCTGAGCCGCCCGCTGCCCGCGCTCTCCTTCGAGTTCACCACGATCGAGCGGGCCGTGGCCCGGCGCTGCGTCGCCCGCCTCACCGCGCTCGGCTTCGAGGCGTTCAACATCGCGTTCGGCGACGACATGGCCCTGGCGTTCGGGGAGTGGATGTCGGCGACGGAGCTGGCGGAGCGTCTCCGGTCGCTGCCCCACGAGGTCAACTCCGGGGACGTCTACTGCGTGGCACCGACCACGAGGTAG
- a CDS encoding YqjF family protein — protein MDIEPVDCAPEQRFRRAILGQRWEHLTFLHWAVAPELVAPLLPAGTRPDTLDGLSYVGLIGFRMVGLGLGTGPGVPYFGSFWETNVRLYSVDHTGRRAVVFRSLDASRLVPVLVARATLRLPYLWSAMRLDRDGDRYTYRCRRRWPGPVGASSRMEVRVGEPIAEPTPLEHFVTARWGLHTRAYGRTLHLPNWHPRWPLHRAELLSLDDELVAAAGLPPPAGPPASVLYSPGVPVRFGPPVTLPA, from the coding sequence GTGGACATCGAGCCGGTCGACTGCGCCCCCGAGCAGCGGTTCCGGCGGGCGATCCTGGGGCAGCGCTGGGAGCATCTCACCTTCCTGCACTGGGCGGTCGCGCCGGAGCTGGTCGCGCCCCTGCTGCCCGCCGGCACCCGTCCGGACACGCTCGACGGGCTCAGCTACGTCGGCCTGATCGGTTTCCGGATGGTGGGGCTGGGCCTCGGCACCGGGCCGGGGGTGCCGTACTTCGGCAGTTTCTGGGAGACCAACGTCCGGCTCTACTCGGTCGACCACACCGGCCGGCGGGCCGTGGTGTTCCGTTCGCTCGACGCGTCCCGGCTGGTGCCGGTGCTGGTCGCCCGGGCGACCCTGCGACTGCCGTACCTGTGGTCGGCGATGCGGCTGGACCGCGACGGTGACCGGTACACCTACCGGTGCCGGCGGCGCTGGCCCGGCCCGGTCGGAGCGTCGAGCCGGATGGAGGTACGGGTGGGGGAGCCGATCGCCGAGCCGACCCCGCTGGAGCACTTCGTCACCGCCCGCTGGGGCCTGCACACCCGCGCGTACGGGCGCACGCTGCACCTGCCGAACTGGCATCCCCGCTGGCCGCTGCACCGGGCCGAGCTGCTGAGCCTGGACGACGAACTGGTCGCCGCCGCCGGGTTGCCGCCGCCGGCGGGACCGCCAGCCAGCGTGCTCTATTCGCCCGGTGTGCCGGTCCGGTTCGGCCCGCCGGTCACCCTGCCCGCGTGA
- a CDS encoding serine hydrolase domain-containing protein, which translates to MPVNRRTLLGLGLSAATAALAGCRAAPPAGRAGSWQTPSAPAPGQGAAAVTGSVVRTSPVSRRLTTVLTGYLKPTSQNPAHPMYAGAVALALNGGQPYAEAAVGEALRFGAGPVLLPAGERVRMRTDSIFDLASITKVYTSLLALRQVDKGRLDLDAPVVSYLPEFTGAGKSAVTVAMLLAHTSGLPVGATVTGYATLTEKWQAVLATQLVSGAIPGRVFRYSSVGLMVVGRLVEKVTGQRLDQALKTELTDPLGLRWTGFNPNTWLSATDRATRLVATDARCSRGLLRGVVHDDVANHLGGIAGHAGIFSTAQEVAVIGQLLLDGGTYGGQRILAEGTVRRMLTNANAGLPAVDPDRPNRTADHGLGVVLHQPWFMGRLSAPTTFGHTGFTGTSLLVSPARRTVFVLLTNRAHPNWSWADPDPVRVATANVLARLPVLSATGTR; encoded by the coding sequence ATGCCGGTCAACCGTCGCACGCTGCTCGGACTCGGGCTCTCCGCCGCCACGGCGGCGCTGGCCGGCTGCCGGGCGGCACCGCCCGCGGGCCGCGCCGGCTCGTGGCAGACGCCGAGTGCGCCGGCCCCGGGCCAGGGCGCCGCCGCGGTCACCGGGTCGGTCGTCCGCACCTCCCCGGTCAGCCGGCGGCTGACCACCGTGCTCACCGGCTACCTGAAGCCGACCAGCCAGAACCCCGCCCACCCGATGTACGCCGGGGCGGTCGCGCTCGCGCTCAACGGCGGGCAGCCGTACGCCGAGGCGGCCGTCGGCGAGGCCCTGCGCTTCGGTGCCGGGCCGGTCCTCCTGCCCGCCGGCGAGCGGGTCCGGATGCGCACCGACTCCATCTTCGACCTCGCCTCGATCACCAAGGTCTACACGTCCCTCCTCGCCCTGCGGCAGGTTGACAAGGGCCGACTCGACCTCGACGCGCCGGTGGTGAGCTACCTGCCGGAGTTCACCGGCGCCGGCAAGTCGGCCGTCACGGTGGCGATGCTGCTCGCACACACCAGCGGGCTCCCCGTGGGTGCCACGGTGACCGGCTACGCCACGCTGACCGAGAAGTGGCAGGCCGTCCTGGCCACCCAGCTGGTCAGCGGGGCGATCCCGGGCCGGGTGTTCCGCTATTCGAGCGTGGGGCTGATGGTCGTGGGCAGGCTGGTGGAGAAGGTGACCGGCCAACGGCTCGACCAGGCGCTGAAGACCGAGCTGACCGACCCGCTCGGCCTGCGCTGGACCGGCTTCAACCCGAACACCTGGCTCAGCGCCACCGACCGGGCCACCCGGCTGGTCGCCACCGACGCCCGCTGCTCGCGGGGACTGCTCCGGGGCGTGGTGCACGACGACGTGGCCAACCACCTGGGCGGCATCGCCGGGCACGCCGGCATCTTCAGCACCGCCCAGGAGGTCGCCGTCATCGGCCAGTTGCTGCTCGACGGCGGCACCTACGGCGGACAGCGGATCCTGGCCGAGGGCACCGTCCGCCGGATGCTGACCAACGCCAACGCCGGGCTGCCCGCCGTCGACCCGGACCGCCCGAACCGGACCGCCGACCACGGGCTCGGCGTGGTGCTGCACCAGCCGTGGTTCATGGGTCGGCTCAGCGCCCCCACCACCTTCGGGCACACCGGCTTCACCGGCACGTCGCTGCTGGTGAGCCCCGCCCGCCGGACCGTCTTCGTGCTCCTCACCAACCGGGCCCACCCGAACTGGAGCTGGGCCGACCCCGATCCGGTGCGGGTCGCGACCGCCAACGTCCTGGCCCGCCTGCCCGTCCTGTCGGCCACCGGCACCAGATGA
- a CDS encoding low temperature requirement protein A: MVGNRWRGRLGPAVGIAPGARVDRFEVFFDLVFVFSFFIITRATAANITGRQLLHAMLVLAVLWWCWVVHSVVATRVRLGEGFVPVLMVAGMAAVFCFALSLPQAFGDPKQTAAGPMVVAISYVVIRGLHLLLYWHVAKERPGERRLLLKYSPELVASTLLLLGAALIPPQIEDAGRAGLVRDGLWVSVVLLQYSAGLVAGAWGWMVTSAEHWTERYDLILIIALGESIISVGVGGNLLGQPVTWPAITAAVLGIVFTAALWWAHYDVVAPAARIAQHVAQGHARVSMARDAYAYLHLVMIAGVILFALGAEEIVRQIADPSVSLAEPAHGPGVPLLFGGVICYLCADMLFQLRTLRTLSWSRVGTVLVLAAAIPVATHLPGLAAFALLTAICMALVAVEVVVMADSRRALRQAALDERTTYEKHEAAWRARWHEQAADEPPA, encoded by the coding sequence TTGGTGGGAAACCGGTGGCGCGGGCGACTGGGGCCGGCCGTCGGGATCGCGCCGGGCGCCCGGGTGGACCGGTTCGAGGTCTTCTTCGACCTGGTCTTCGTCTTCTCCTTCTTCATCATCACCCGGGCCACCGCCGCCAACATCACCGGTCGGCAACTGCTGCACGCCATGCTCGTGCTGGCCGTGCTGTGGTGGTGCTGGGTGGTGCACAGCGTGGTGGCCACCCGGGTCCGGTTGGGCGAAGGCTTCGTCCCGGTGCTGATGGTCGCCGGGATGGCGGCGGTGTTCTGCTTCGCGTTGTCGCTGCCGCAGGCGTTCGGCGACCCGAAACAGACGGCCGCCGGGCCGATGGTGGTGGCGATCAGTTACGTGGTGATCCGCGGGCTGCACCTGCTGCTGTACTGGCACGTCGCCAAGGAGCGGCCGGGCGAGCGGCGACTGCTGTTGAAGTACTCCCCGGAGCTGGTGGCCAGCACCCTGCTGCTGCTGGGCGCCGCGCTGATCCCGCCGCAGATCGAGGACGCGGGCCGGGCCGGGCTGGTCCGGGATGGGCTGTGGGTCAGCGTCGTCCTGTTGCAGTACAGCGCCGGACTGGTCGCCGGCGCGTGGGGCTGGATGGTCACCTCCGCCGAACACTGGACCGAGCGCTACGACCTCATCCTGATCATCGCGCTGGGCGAGTCGATCATCTCCGTCGGCGTCGGCGGCAACCTGCTCGGCCAGCCGGTCACCTGGCCGGCGATCACCGCGGCCGTGCTGGGCATCGTCTTCACCGCCGCCCTGTGGTGGGCGCACTACGACGTGGTCGCACCGGCCGCCCGGATCGCGCAGCACGTCGCGCAGGGGCACGCCCGGGTGTCGATGGCCCGCGACGCGTACGCCTACCTGCACCTGGTGATGATCGCCGGGGTGATCCTGTTCGCCCTGGGTGCCGAGGAGATCGTGCGGCAGATCGCCGACCCGTCGGTCAGCCTCGCCGAGCCGGCGCACGGCCCCGGCGTACCGCTGCTGTTCGGCGGGGTGATCTGCTACCTGTGCGCGGACATGCTGTTCCAGCTGCGCACCCTGCGCACCCTGTCCTGGAGCCGGGTCGGCACCGTGCTCGTGCTCGCCGCCGCCATCCCGGTCGCGACCCACCTGCCGGGACTGGCCGCCTTCGCCCTGCTGACCGCGATCTGCATGGCGTTGGTGGCCGTCGAGGTGGTGGTGATGGCCGACTCCCGGCGAGCCCTGCGGCAGGCGGCCCTCGACGAGCGGACGACCTACGAGAAGCACGAGGCCGCCTGGCGCGCCCGCTGGCACGAACAGGCCGCCGACGAGCCACCGGCCTAG
- a CDS encoding ArsR/SmtB family transcription factor, with amino-acid sequence MAKHSGDGGDAVDASLDDVFHALSDPTRRRVVELLGRGPATTSDLARPFEMALPSFTQHLSVLERSGLVTSEKKGRVRTYRLAPRSLEGADNWLAAQRALWTRRLDQLDSLLYDLKEQQT; translated from the coding sequence ATGGCTAAGCATTCCGGCGATGGTGGCGACGCGGTCGACGCGTCGCTGGACGACGTGTTCCACGCGTTGTCGGACCCCACCCGCCGGCGCGTCGTCGAACTCCTGGGCCGGGGCCCCGCCACGACCAGCGACCTCGCGCGTCCGTTCGAGATGGCACTGCCGTCGTTCACCCAGCACCTGAGTGTTCTCGAGCGCTCGGGCCTGGTGACCTCGGAGAAGAAGGGACGGGTGCGGACCTACCGCCTGGCGCCCCGGTCGCTGGAGGGGGCCGACAACTGGCTCGCCGCGCAGCGTGCGCTCTGGACCCGCCGCCTCGATCAACTCGATTCGCTTCTCTACGACCTGAAGGAGCAGCAGACATGA
- a CDS encoding SRPBCC family protein produces the protein MTAYTTNPELDLVLERTVDVAPELVWKAWTTPELIVRWFAPKPWSTSSCEIDLQPGGRFHTVMRSPEGEEFPSDGCILVVEEGSTLVFTSALGPGFRPQVAEDGFPFTAVVRIAPDGAGTRYTATAIHADASARKQHEDMGFAEGWGAALDQLVDVAKSL, from the coding sequence ATGACCGCCTACACCACGAACCCGGAGCTCGACCTCGTCCTGGAGCGCACCGTCGACGTCGCCCCGGAACTGGTCTGGAAGGCCTGGACCACGCCCGAGCTGATCGTGCGGTGGTTCGCCCCGAAGCCCTGGTCGACCTCGTCCTGTGAGATCGACCTGCAGCCCGGCGGCCGGTTCCACACCGTCATGCGCTCGCCGGAGGGTGAGGAGTTCCCCAGCGACGGCTGCATCCTGGTGGTCGAGGAGGGCTCGACGCTGGTGTTCACCTCCGCCCTGGGCCCGGGGTTCCGCCCGCAGGTCGCCGAGGACGGCTTCCCGTTCACCGCGGTGGTCCGCATCGCGCCGGACGGCGCCGGTACGAGGTACACCGCCACGGCGATCCACGCCGACGCCTCGGCCCGCAAGCAGCACGAGGACATGGGCTTCGCCGAGGGCTGGGGCGCGGCGCTCGACCAGCTGGTGGACGTCGCGAAGTCCCTCTGA
- a CDS encoding beta-1,3-glucanase family protein: MTNRGSCRARLAAAIGALAALVLAVPVTLTATQTRALAVGPDLLPVAVANNTGRSEAVYLYILGTDIRPGGGLGYVNAAGAFTRWPAGGIPPTPAPDVSIAGPPNGGSVTVRFPRFISGRMYFSFGRKLDFRLTPDGVVQPAPWAAGDPNRDVLFDWSEFTYNDAGLWLNSSQVDQFAVPHAVSVTSGSGVTTKTGELLNDGRNNVINAVKAQPAFARSVVTRADGTVLRVLAPGKAMDAGLMDAAYLDSYLNSAWNAYTSRTLTVVPRTNEPNRRFFGRTVGSTMVFTDSSGAQVATVARPTTGNVWGCDGVFNAPNTPPFIEPEIKRTLCTALNRGTLGQFDTEPRLDAASFYKNSAPNHYSRIIHANMADGKAYGFAYDDVGGFESLVHSGDPRSAAITLTPFGAGGPTGPPPTTPPATGDLVVSNWHQKCVDVPNWNFADGQRLIVWDCHGGTNQRWEFVNGTLRTQNNKCMDVAWGSTANGAAIQIATCSGNPAQQFVLTAAGDLVNPQANKCVDIAGWNPNNDALLQLWECTGGANQKWHRG, translated from the coding sequence GTGACCAACAGAGGCTCGTGCCGGGCACGGCTCGCCGCCGCCATCGGCGCGCTGGCGGCGCTCGTGCTCGCCGTACCCGTCACCCTCACCGCCACCCAGACCCGGGCGCTCGCCGTCGGCCCCGACCTGCTCCCCGTCGCCGTCGCCAACAACACCGGCCGCAGCGAGGCGGTCTACCTCTACATCCTGGGCACCGACATCCGCCCCGGCGGCGGCCTCGGCTACGTCAACGCCGCCGGTGCGTTCACCCGCTGGCCGGCCGGCGGCATCCCGCCGACGCCGGCGCCGGACGTGTCGATCGCCGGCCCGCCCAACGGCGGCAGCGTCACCGTCCGGTTCCCGCGCTTCATCTCCGGGCGCATGTACTTCTCGTTCGGCCGCAAGCTCGACTTCCGCCTCACCCCGGACGGGGTGGTCCAGCCCGCGCCGTGGGCCGCCGGCGACCCGAACCGGGACGTCCTGTTCGACTGGTCCGAGTTCACCTACAACGACGCCGGCCTGTGGTTGAACAGCTCGCAGGTGGACCAGTTCGCCGTGCCGCACGCCGTCTCCGTCACCAGCGGCAGCGGCGTCACCACGAAGACCGGCGAGCTGCTGAACGACGGCCGGAACAACGTCATCAACGCCGTCAAGGCGCAGCCGGCCTTCGCCCGGTCGGTCGTCACCCGCGCGGACGGCACCGTGCTGCGCGTCCTCGCGCCGGGCAAGGCCATGGACGCCGGCCTGATGGACGCCGCCTACCTCGACTCGTACCTCAACTCGGCGTGGAACGCCTACACCAGCCGTACCCTCACCGTCGTGCCGCGCACCAACGAGCCGAACCGCCGGTTCTTCGGCCGCACCGTCGGCAGCACCATGGTCTTCACCGACTCGTCCGGCGCCCAGGTGGCGACGGTCGCCAGGCCGACCACCGGCAACGTGTGGGGCTGCGACGGCGTCTTCAACGCCCCGAACACCCCGCCGTTCATCGAGCCGGAGATCAAACGCACCCTCTGCACCGCACTGAACCGCGGCACCCTCGGCCAGTTCGACACCGAGCCCCGGCTCGACGCCGCCAGCTTCTACAAGAACAGCGCCCCGAACCACTACTCCCGGATCATCCACGCCAACATGGCCGACGGTAAGGCGTACGGCTTCGCCTACGACGACGTCGGCGGCTTCGAATCGCTGGTGCACAGCGGCGATCCCCGTTCGGCCGCCATCACCCTGACGCCGTTCGGCGCCGGCGGCCCGACCGGACCGCCGCCGACCACCCCGCCGGCCACCGGCGACCTGGTGGTCAGCAACTGGCACCAGAAGTGCGTCGACGTGCCCAACTGGAACTTCGCCGACGGCCAGCGGCTCATCGTCTGGGACTGCCACGGCGGCACGAACCAGCGCTGGGAGTTCGTCAACGGCACCCTGCGCACGCAGAACAACAAGTGCATGGACGTCGCCTGGGGTTCCACCGCCAACGGCGCCGCCATCCAGATCGCGACCTGCTCCGGCAACCCCGCACAGCAGTTCGTGCTCACCGCGGCGGGTGACCTGGTCAACCCGCAGGCGAACAAGTGCGTGGACATCGCCGGCTGGAACCCCAACAACGACGCGCTGCTCCAGCTCTGGGAGTGCACCGGCGGCGCGAACCAGAAGTGGCACCGCGGCTGA
- a CDS encoding glycoside hydrolase family 16 protein: MFPIRNRRRPPALALAGAALVAATVALAVPVDSRPAEAAIGGITWQDEFNAAAGTPVDQSRWRFDIGGNGWGNNERQYYTNSTSNAVHDGQGNLVITARRENPANYQCHYGRCEYTSARLLTAATFTQAYGRFEARIKIPRGQGIWPAFWMLGNDMGSVGWPNAGEIDVMENIGREPNTVYGTIHGPGYSGAGGITGSRTIAAPLADAFHTYRVDWEPNSIVWYLDGVEYHRVDPARLGGNRWVFDHPFFMILNVAVGGNWPGYPDASTQFPQQMLVDYVRASGYTSGGGEPAPGTTRIRGAASGRCIDIPGANPVDGAKLQIWDCNTTAAQAWTFAADGTLRAMGKCMDPAWAGTANGTEVNLVSCNGNPAQRFNLTAAGDLVNLSANRCVDVRDRVTANGGRLQLWDCTGAANQKWSRA, translated from the coding sequence ATGTTCCCCATCCGCAACCGCCGCCGGCCACCCGCGCTCGCCCTCGCCGGCGCCGCGCTCGTCGCCGCCACGGTGGCCCTCGCCGTACCGGTCGACTCCCGCCCCGCCGAGGCGGCGATCGGCGGCATCACCTGGCAGGACGAATTCAACGCGGCGGCCGGCACCCCGGTCGACCAGAGCCGGTGGCGCTTCGACATCGGCGGCAACGGCTGGGGCAACAACGAACGGCAGTACTACACCAACAGCACGAGCAACGCGGTGCACGACGGTCAGGGCAACCTGGTCATCACCGCACGCCGGGAGAACCCGGCCAACTACCAGTGCCACTACGGCCGGTGCGAGTACACCTCGGCCCGGCTGCTCACCGCCGCCACCTTCACCCAGGCGTACGGCCGCTTCGAGGCCCGCATCAAGATCCCTCGGGGGCAGGGCATCTGGCCGGCGTTCTGGATGCTCGGCAACGACATGGGCAGCGTCGGCTGGCCGAACGCCGGCGAGATCGACGTCATGGAGAACATCGGCCGGGAGCCGAACACCGTCTACGGCACCATCCACGGCCCGGGCTACTCCGGCGCGGGCGGGATCACCGGCAGCCGGACCATCGCCGCACCGCTCGCCGACGCCTTCCACACCTACCGGGTGGACTGGGAGCCGAACTCCATCGTCTGGTACCTCGACGGCGTCGAGTACCACCGCGTCGACCCCGCCCGGCTCGGCGGCAACCGCTGGGTGTTCGACCACCCGTTCTTCATGATCCTGAACGTGGCGGTCGGCGGCAACTGGCCGGGCTACCCGGACGCGTCGACCCAGTTCCCGCAGCAGATGCTGGTGGACTACGTCCGGGCCTCCGGCTACACCTCCGGCGGCGGCGAGCCGGCGCCGGGGACCACCCGGATCCGGGGCGCGGCGAGCGGCCGGTGCATCGACATCCCCGGCGCGAACCCGGTCGACGGGGCGAAGTTGCAGATCTGGGACTGCAACACCACCGCCGCGCAGGCGTGGACCTTCGCCGCCGACGGCACCCTGCGCGCCATGGGCAAGTGCATGGACCCGGCCTGGGCCGGCACGGCCAACGGCACCGAGGTCAACCTGGTGAGCTGCAACGGCAACCCGGCCCAACGCTTCAACCTCACCGCCGCGGGTGACCTGGTCAACCTCAGCGCCAACCGCTGCGTCGACGTACGCGACCGGGTCACCGCCAACGGCGGCCGGCTCCAACTGTGGGACTGCACCGGCGCTGCCAACCAGAAGTGGTCCCGCGCCTAG
- a CDS encoding ricin-type beta-trefoil lectin domain protein, producing the protein MSPHPRVLGSFAAALLLVGAAPAPGAAGPPATTAPTHRAAPADLPPGLVEAMRRDLGLTAAQLGDRLRTEAAAPAVERRLRAKLGPAFAGAWLSTDGTRLTVAVTDPALAPVVRAEGADVTVAGRSESRLDAVKRALDRRRARADSRDIHGWHVDVVSNSVVVTARPGAIAAATAYVRASGVPADAVRVVTSPAAPRPLYDIRGGDQYVINGNTLCSVGFAVVGGFVTAGHCGRAGSPTLGFNNVSQGTFAGSSFPGDDYAWVRTNSSWTPQPWVNSYSGGNVTVAGSQDAAIGSSVCRSGRTTGWRCGTILGRNETVVYPQGAVSGLSRSNACAEGGDSGGAWISGNQAQGVTSGGSGNCSSGGTTWFQPVNEILGVYGLSLVTTGGGERIVSNWNNRCIDVPNSNFSDGVPLQTWTCNGTSAQAWAFTGGTLRTQNNKCMDVAWGSTANGATIQIANCSGNPAQQFVLSAAGDLVNPQANKCVDITDWNNSDGARLQLWDCAGTANQKWRRG; encoded by the coding sequence ATGTCTCCACACCCGCGCGTGCTCGGCTCGTTCGCCGCCGCCCTCCTGCTCGTCGGCGCGGCGCCGGCCCCGGGCGCCGCCGGCCCGCCGGCCACCACCGCCCCCACCCACCGCGCCGCCCCGGCGGACCTCCCACCCGGACTGGTCGAGGCGATGCGCCGCGACCTGGGTCTCACCGCCGCACAGCTGGGCGACCGCCTGCGCACCGAGGCCGCCGCACCGGCGGTCGAGCGGCGCCTACGCGCGAAGCTCGGCCCCGCCTTCGCCGGCGCGTGGCTGTCCACCGACGGCACACGCCTCACCGTGGCCGTCACCGATCCCGCGCTGGCCCCGGTGGTCCGCGCCGAGGGCGCCGACGTCACCGTCGCCGGCCGCAGCGAGAGCAGGCTCGACGCGGTCAAACGGGCGCTGGACCGGCGACGCGCCCGGGCCGACTCCCGGGACATCCACGGCTGGCACGTCGACGTGGTCAGCAACAGCGTCGTCGTGACGGCCCGACCCGGCGCCATCGCCGCGGCCACCGCCTACGTCCGGGCCAGCGGCGTTCCCGCCGATGCCGTCCGGGTGGTCACCTCCCCGGCCGCCCCGCGCCCGCTCTACGACATCCGCGGCGGCGACCAGTACGTGATCAACGGCAACACCCTGTGCTCGGTCGGCTTCGCGGTCGTCGGCGGGTTCGTCACGGCCGGCCACTGTGGACGTGCCGGCAGCCCGACCCTCGGCTTCAACAACGTCTCGCAGGGCACGTTCGCCGGCTCGTCGTTCCCCGGCGACGACTACGCCTGGGTGCGCACCAACAGTTCCTGGACACCGCAGCCGTGGGTGAACAGCTACTCCGGCGGCAACGTGACCGTGGCCGGATCGCAGGACGCGGCCATCGGCAGCTCGGTCTGCCGCTCCGGGCGCACCACCGGCTGGCGCTGCGGCACCATCCTCGGTCGCAACGAGACCGTCGTCTACCCGCAGGGCGCCGTGTCGGGGCTGAGCCGCAGCAACGCCTGCGCCGAGGGCGGCGACTCGGGCGGCGCGTGGATCTCGGGCAACCAGGCCCAGGGGGTGACCTCCGGCGGCTCCGGCAACTGCTCCTCCGGCGGCACGACCTGGTTCCAGCCGGTGAACGAGATCCTCGGGGTCTACGGGCTGTCGCTCGTCACCACCGGCGGCGGGGAGCGGATCGTCAGCAACTGGAACAACCGGTGCATCGACGTGCCGAACTCCAACTTCTCCGACGGCGTACCCCTGCAGACCTGGACCTGCAACGGCACCAGCGCCCAGGCCTGGGCCTTCACCGGCGGGACGCTGCGGACCCAGAACAACAAGTGCATGGACGTGGCCTGGGGCTCCACCGCCAACGGCGCCACCATCCAGATCGCCAACTGCAGCGGCAACCCCGCCCAGCAGTTCGTCCTCTCCGCCGCCGGCGACCTGGTCAACCCCCAGGCCAACAAGTGCGTCGACATCACCGACTGGAACAACTCCGACGGCGCCCGCCTCCAACTGTGGGACTGCGCGGGCACCGCCAACCAGAAGTGGCGTCGCGGCTGA